A window of Solanum stenotomum isolate F172 chromosome 3, ASM1918654v1, whole genome shotgun sequence contains these coding sequences:
- the LOC125858091 gene encoding dihydropyrimidine dehydrogenase (NADP(+)), chloroplastic: MASLGLAQRIRIGLDGNSGVEFPMMGRLNFGKKRVGFRVMASEGQSVEPDLSVTVNGLKMPNPFVIGSGPPGTNYTVMKRAFDEGWGGVIAKTVSLEADKVKNVTPRYAKLRADANGSAKGQIIGWQNIELISDRPLETMLKEFKQLKEEYPDRILIASIMEEYNKAAWEELIYRCEETGIDAFEINFSCPHGMPERRMGAAVGQDCDLLEEVCGWINAVATVPVWAKMTPNITDITKPARVALNQGCEGVSAINTIMSVMGINLDTLRPEPCVEGYSTPGGYSSKAVHPIALAKVMNIARMMKSEFGDKEYSLSAIGGVETGGDAAEFILLGADTVQVCTGVMMHGYGLVKTLCSELKDFMRKHNFSSIEDFRGTSLEYFTTHTDLVRRQQEAIRQRKAVKKGLQSDKDWTGDGFVQETESMVSN; the protein is encoded by the exons ATGGCGTCTCTTGGATTGGCTCAAAGAATCAGAATTGGACTTGATGGGAACTCGGGTGTTGAATTCCCGATGATGGGTCGGTTGAATTTCGGTAAAAAACGAGTTGGGTTCAGAGTTATGGCCTCAGAGGGCCAGTCTGTGGAGCCCGATCTAAGTGTAACTGTTAACGGGTTGAAAATGCCGAACCCATTTGTTATTGGGTCGGGTCCACCAGGGACCAACTATACAGTGATGAAGAGAGCCTTTGATGAAGGCTGGGGTGGTGTTATCGCCAAAACG GTGTCTTTGGAAGCCGATAAAGTTAAAAATGTGACCCCAAGATATGCTAAACTAAGAGCAGATGCAAATGGTTCTGCCAAAGGACAAATTATTGGGTGGCAGAATATTGAACTCATTAGTGATCGACCTCTGGAAACAATGCTGAAAGAGTTCAAGCAATTGAAAGAAGAGTATCCAGATAGGATACTTATTGCTTCTATCATGGAAGAATACAACAAAGCTGCTTGGGAGGAACTTATTTACAGATGTGAGGAAACTGGAATT GATGCCTTTGAAATCAACTTCTCGTGTCCCCATGGTATGCCAGAACGTAGAATGGGTGCTGCTGTTGGTCAAGATTGTGATCTCTTGGAGGAGGTTTGCGGATGGATCAATGCTGTAGCCACAGTTCCAGTTTGGGCAAAGATGACCCCTAATATCACTGACATTACCAAG CCGGCTAGGGTGGCTCTTAACCAAGGGTGCGAGGGGGTATCTGCTATAAATACAATCATGAGTGTAATGGGAATCAATCTTGACACCTTGAGGCCCGAGCCTTGTGTTGAGGG CTACTCTACTCCTGGAGGCTACTCATCAAAGGCAGTGCACCCAATTGCCCTAGCAAAAGTAATGAACATTGCACGGATGATGAAGTCAGAATTTGGAGATAAGGAGTATTCACTCTCTGCTATTGGGGGAGTCGAGACAGGTGGTGATGCTGCTGAGTTTATTCTTCTCGGAGCAGATACTGTACAG GTTTGTACCGGTGTCATGATGCATGGATATGGACTTGTGAAAACATTGTGCTCTGAGCTGAAAGATTTCATGAGAAAGCACAATTTTTCATCAATAGAAGATTTCAGAGG AACGTCACTTGAGTACTTCACGACTCACACGGATTTGGTGAGAAGGCAGCAAGAAGCAATACGTCAAAGGAAAGCGGTTAAGAAAGGTTTACAATCAGACAAAGACTGGACAGGAGATGGTTTTGTGCAAGAAACTGAAAGCATGGTTTCCAACTAG
- the LOC125858100 gene encoding 40S ribosomal protein S3a, with amino-acid sequence MAVGKNKRISKGKKGGKKKAADPYAKKDWYDIKAPSVFEIKNVGKTLVTRTQGTKIASEGLKHRVFEVSLADLQKDEDQAFRKIRLRAEDVQGRNVLTNFHGMDFTTDKLRSLVRKWQTLIEAHVDVKTTDSYTLRMFCIAFTKKRPNQQKRTCYAQSSQIRQIRRKMVEIMRNQASSCDLKELVAKFIPESIGREIEKATSSIFPLQNVYIRKVKILKAPKFDLGKLMEVHGDYSEDVGVKLDRPAEETVAEAEAEVPGA; translated from the exons ATGGCCGTCGG CAAGAACAAGAGGATTTCCAAGGGAAAGAAGGGAGGAAAGAAGAAGGC GGCGGATCCTTACGCAAAGAAGGACTGGTACGACATCAAGGCACCATCTGTTTTTGAAATTAAGAACGTCGGCAAAACTCTTGTTACCAGGACTCAGGGTACCAAG ATTGCTTCAGAGGGCCTAAAACACAGAGTATTTGAAGTTAGCCTGGCTGATCTTCAGAAGGATGAGGATCAGGCTTTCAGGAAAATCCGTTTGAGAGCAGAAGATGTGCAAGGGAGGAATGTTCTCACAAACTTCCAT GGAATGGATTTCACAACAGATAAGTTGAGGTCTCTGGTCCGCAAATGGCAGACTTTGATTGAGGCCCATGTTGATGTCAAGACTACAGACAGCTATACTCTAAGGATGTTCTGTATTGCTTTTACAAAGAAGCGTCCAAACCAGCAGAAGCGTACCTGTTACGCCCAGAGCAGCCAGATTCGTCAG ATCCGCAGGAAGATGGTTGAGATTATGAGGAACCAAGCAAGTTCCTGTGATTTGAAGGAGTTGGTTGCAAAATTCATCCCTGAATCAATTGGCAGGGAGATTGAAAAAGCAACTTCCAGCATCTTCCCCCTACAAAATGTCTATATTCGAAAGGTCAAGATCCTGAAGGCCCCTAAATTTGACCTAGGCAAGCTGATGGAG GTTCATGGTGACTATTCAGAAGATGTTGGTGTGAAGTTGGATCGGCCAGCTGAAGAGACAGTAGCTGAGGCAGAGGCCGAGGTTCCTGGAGCTTAG
- the LOC125858099 gene encoding bidirectional sugar transporter N3-like: MAVDFGHYAFAFGVLGNIVSFIVFLSPIPTFYNIYKKKSTEGYQSIPYVVALFSSMLWIYYALLKSNMPLLITINSFGMFIETIYVGFYLFYAPKKARVHTIKMLMLSVVGGFGAIVLVTEFLFKGVVRGQIVGWVCLIFSLCVFVAPLGIVRQVIKTKSVEYMPLLLSVFLTLSAVMWFFYGLLLKDINIAAPNVLGFIFGILQIILYAIYSKKEKSVIKEQKLPEMQKPEVIVKDENMNANKKLPELTQEQIIDIVKLAGLLVVTDKANVATCPNDTNCGVKAANKIENMPKLQTVAT, encoded by the exons ATGGCAGTTGATTTTGGTCACTACGCTTTTGCTTTTGGTGTCCTTG GTAACATTGTCTCGTTCATTGTGTTCCTTTCTCCAAT ACCCACGTTCTATAACATTTACAAGAAGAAATCAACAGAAGGGTATCAATCAATTCCATACGTGGTTGCTCTCTTTAGTTCTATGCTTTGGATATATTATGCACTTTTGAAATCCAACATGCCCCTACTCATTACAATTAACTCCTTTGGTATGTTCATTGAGACCATCTACGTTGGTTTCTACCTTTTCTACGCACCAAAGAAAGCCAGG gTCCATACTATAAAAATGCTCATGTTATCTGTGGTTGGTGGATTTGGTGCAATAGTCCTAGTTACTGAATTTCTATTCAAAGGAGTCGTTCGTGGACAAATTGTTGGATGGGTTTGCCTTATTTTCTCCTTGTGTGTATTTGTTGCACCCTTAGGCATTGTG AGGCAAGTCATCAAGACCAAGAGTGTGGAATACATGCCACTTCTCCTATCAGTTTTTCTCACATTAAGTGCGGTTATGTGGTTCTTCTATGGTCTTCTACTAAAGGATATTAACATTGCT gCTCCAAATGTATTGGGATTCATCTTTGGAATACTCCAAATTATACTCTATGCAATATACAGCAAAAAGGAGAAGTCCGTCATAAAGGAGCAGAAACTTCCAGAGATGCAAAAGCCTGAAGTCATTGTGAAGGATGAGAACATGAATGCAAATAAGAAGCTTCCAGAACTTACACAAGAACAAATCATTGACATAGTGAAGCTTGCAGGTTTACTGGTTGTTACTGATAAAGCAAACGTAGCCACGTGTCCAAATGATACTAATTGTGGAGTTAAAGCAGctaataaaatagaaaacatGCCCAAGCTGCAAACTGTGGCAACTTAG